A portion of the Ascaphus truei isolate aAscTru1 unplaced genomic scaffold, aAscTru1.hap1 HAP1_SCAFFOLD_1736, whole genome shotgun sequence genome contains these proteins:
- the MRPL45 gene encoding large ribosomal subunit protein mL45, producing MALRKIKEYDHDFTTKSFPEKAQEIFIAAHECLTQFERHKLHTLVTERCYPEMVRGNRYRTLRWRFLGSLEPPRVVQIRCHEMITKGNMYGQVTVRMHNQQALVIYDRFGRVMCGGEEPRDVLEYVVFERHVVNPYGAWRLHAKIVPAWAPPKEPIARTVLLPGPALAPWQELDELREPGAEPPHFQHRRK from the exons ATGGC ACTCCGGAAGATTAAGGAATATGACCATGATTTCACCACCAAGAGCTTCCCTGAGAAGGCCCAGGAAATCTTCATCGCAGCCCACGAGTGTCTGACACA GTTTGAGCGGCACAAGCTGCACACGCTGGTGACTGAACGCTGTTATCCT gAGATGGTGCGGGGGAACCGTTACCGCACGCTGCGCTGGCGTTTCCTGGGCTCGCTGGAGCCCCCGCGCGTGGTGCAAATCCGCTGCCATGAAATGATCACCAAGGGCAACATGTACGGCCAGGTGACGGTGCGGATGCATAACCAGCAG gcTCTGGTGATCTATGACCGGTTTGGACGGGTGATGTGCGGCGGAGAGGAGCCGCGGGACGTCCTGGAATACGTGGTGTTTGAGCGGCACGTGGTGAATCCGTACGGCGCCTGGAGGCTGCACGCCAAGATCGTGCCGGCCTGGGCACCGCCCAAAGAACCCATCGCCCGG ACGGTGTTGTTACCGGGTCCTGCGCTGGCGCCGTGGCAGGAACTGGACGAGCTGAGGGAGCCGGGCGCGGAGCCTCCACACTTCCAGCACCGGCGCAAATAA